A genomic window from Thermanaerothrix sp. includes:
- a CDS encoding FAD-dependent oxidoreductase has product MARKVVIIGADAAGMSAASQLRRLDRDVEILAFEKGHYTSYSACGIPYLVGGLIKDPLRLISRTPEGFAAMGIEVRTRSEVTHIDTTTRTVEVLELDAGRTYREPYDQLLIATGAKPIRPSVEGIDAPGVFGVNTLDSGMELLNAIEERHPRKAVIIGGGYIGLEVAEALNCHRGLDVTVVERATAVMGTLDQDMGKLVGDALLDVGVKLRTNETLKSVEHHGGWVKGVWTDQGFIEADMVVLGLGVAPNSDLAQKSGIPLGFRNSIEVDLRMRTPVEGVWAAGDCAQNFHMITRKPFYVAMGTSANKMGRVAGLNLAGRDYLFQGVMGTAVCKICKYEVARTGLSEREVREAGIEAVSAVITDETRAGYYPGSGDITVKLTARKDDGAIIGGQIVGVEGAAKRIDVIATAIRGGLTAEDLVNMDLSYAPPFSPVWDPLQVAARGLLKLL; this is encoded by the coding sequence ATGGCAAGAAAGGTGGTAATAATAGGGGCCGACGCGGCGGGCATGAGCGCCGCCTCACAGCTCAGGCGGCTGGACCGGGATGTTGAAATCCTGGCCTTCGAAAAGGGGCATTACACGTCCTACTCCGCCTGCGGGATCCCATACCTTGTAGGGGGGCTCATAAAGGATCCCCTTAGGCTCATATCCAGGACCCCCGAAGGGTTCGCCGCCATGGGGATTGAGGTGCGGACCCGGTCGGAGGTGACCCATATAGACACCACCACAAGGACCGTGGAGGTGCTGGAGCTGGACGCCGGGAGGACCTACCGGGAGCCCTACGACCAGCTGCTCATAGCCACCGGGGCCAAGCCCATAAGGCCCTCGGTGGAGGGCATAGACGCCCCCGGCGTATTCGGGGTCAACACCCTGGACAGCGGCATGGAGCTCCTCAACGCCATAGAGGAGCGGCACCCCCGCAAGGCGGTGATAATAGGCGGCGGCTACATCGGGCTTGAGGTGGCGGAGGCGTTGAACTGCCACAGGGGACTGGACGTAACCGTGGTCGAGCGGGCTACTGCGGTGATGGGAACCCTAGACCAGGACATGGGAAAGCTGGTGGGGGACGCCCTTTTGGACGTGGGGGTGAAGCTCAGGACCAACGAGACCCTGAAGTCGGTGGAGCACCACGGAGGCTGGGTTAAGGGGGTCTGGACCGACCAGGGGTTCATCGAGGCGGACATGGTGGTGTTGGGGCTCGGGGTGGCGCCTAACTCGGACCTGGCCCAGAAGTCCGGAATACCCTTGGGCTTCAGGAACTCCATAGAGGTGGACCTTAGGATGCGCACCCCGGTGGAGGGGGTCTGGGCCGCCGGGGACTGCGCCCAGAACTTCCACATGATAACCCGCAAGCCCTTCTACGTGGCCATGGGGACATCGGCCAACAAGATGGGCCGGGTGGCGGGGCTCAACCTGGCGGGAAGGGATTACCTCTTCCAAGGGGTCATGGGCACCGCGGTGTGCAAGATATGCAAGTACGAGGTGGCAAGGACCGGCCTTTCGGAAAGGGAGGTGCGGGAAGCCGGCATCGAAGCGGTTTCCGCCGTAATAACCGACGAGACCAGGGCGGGTTACTACCCCGGTTCCGGGGACATAACCGTCAAGCTTACGGCCCGGAAGGACGACGGCGCCATAATTGGAGGACAGATAGTCGGCGTGGAGGGGGCGGCAAAGCGCATAGACGTGATCGCCACCGCCATAAGGGGGGGCCTCACCGCCGAGGACCTGGTGAACATGGACCTAAGCTACGCCCCGCCCTTCTCCCCCGTTTGGGACCCGCTGCAGGTGGCAGCCAGGGGTCTGTTGAAGCTCCTGTGA
- a CDS encoding endonuclease V translates to MKRIETNFLTLSEIQRRLAQQVVLRPLRREIRRVAGVDCSEARGLIRAAAVLMSWPDLEELETSTFDGPCEAPYVPGFLSFRELDPMKKALEALQGSVDLVMVDGCGIAHPRGLGIASHLGVVMGTPSVGVSKSPLVGSFEEPGEEPLSTSPWIHQGRQVGWALRSRRGCKPIFVSPGHLTDLEGALEMVTGALRGYKLPEPVRRADGLSKLRPRKAS, encoded by the coding sequence ATGAAGAGAATTGAAACTAATTTCTTAACCCTATCCGAAATCCAGCGCCGGCTGGCTCAGCAGGTGGTCCTGCGCCCTCTCCGGCGGGAGATACGAAGGGTGGCCGGGGTGGACTGTTCCGAGGCCCGAGGTCTCATAAGGGCCGCGGCGGTGCTCATGTCGTGGCCCGACCTTGAAGAACTGGAAACCTCCACCTTCGACGGCCCCTGCGAGGCGCCCTACGTACCGGGATTTCTGTCCTTCCGGGAGCTGGACCCCATGAAGAAGGCCCTGGAAGCCCTCCAGGGATCGGTGGATCTTGTGATGGTGGACGGGTGCGGCATAGCCCACCCCCGGGGGCTTGGGATAGCAAGCCACCTGGGGGTGGTGATGGGGACGCCCTCCGTGGGGGTGTCGAAGTCGCCCCTGGTGGGGAGCTTCGAAGAGCCCGGCGAGGAGCCCCTCTCAACCTCCCCCTGGATCCATCAAGGCCGGCAGGTGGGATGGGCGCTGAGGAGCCGAAGGGGCTGCAAGCCCATATTCGTAAGCCCAGGACACCTCACTGACCTTGAGGGTGCCCTTGAAATGGTCACAGGAGCCCTACGGGGCTACAAGCTGCCGGAGCCCGTAAGGAGGGCCGACGGACTGTCGAAGCTAAGGCCCCGCAAGGCAAGCTAA